The Daucus carota subsp. sativus chromosome 2, DH1 v3.0, whole genome shotgun sequence genome includes a window with the following:
- the LOC108210156 gene encoding E3 ubiquitin-protein ligase BOI isoform X2 gives MFGGKNGNATIPVFIDENKARYPTNASNQLQLFGNISAGGTTDPLNVFGREHNNAMFRPNKRGREAETISRQQRLQFSLNQNTCNDEADQVACIPIQNPVSTGLRLSYDDDERNSSITSGSGSMAASPPIILSLGDNLRNELERQEEEFNNYFKIQEENLVKGVKDLKQRQMVSFMTAIEKSVGKKLHEKDFEIENINRKNRELMERIKQVAADAQNWHYKAKYNESLVNILKTNLQQTLSQGAAQMKEGFGDSDLDDTASYINPANFLGVPSVPGRTTSVKNGNMLCKVCNVKEVSFLLMPCRHLCLCNNCEGRVVACPVCQSIKTAGVQVYLS, from the exons ATGTTTGGAGGAAAAAATGGCAATGCAACAATTCCTGTATTTATTGATGAAAACAAAGCGCGGTATCCTACGAATGCATCTAATCAGCTGCAGCTATTTGGAAACA TATCAGCTGGTGGCACAACTGATCCATTAAATGTTTTTGGGAGAGAGCATAATAATGCAATGTTTCGACCTAATAAACGGGGGAGGGAAGCAGAAACTATTTCCAGGCAGCAAAGGCTTCAGTTTTCCCTGAATCAGAACACCTGCAATGATGAAGCTGACCAAGTTGCATGTATCCCAATTCAAAATCCTGTATCTACTGGTCTAAGACTGTCATATGATGACGATGAGCGGAACTCCTCAATTACTTCTGGTAGTGGAAGCATGGCGGCTTCACCACCTATCATCTTGTCTCTTGGTGACAACCTTAGGAATGAACTGGAGCGACAGGAAGAAGAATTTAATAACTATTTCAAAATTCAG GAGGAAAACTTAGTAAAGGGTGTGAAGGACTTAAAGCAGCGGCAGATGGTATCTTTTATGACAGCTATTGAGAAAAGTGTTGGTAAGAAGTTGCATGAGAAAGACTTCGAGATAGAAAACATAAATCGCAAAAACAGGGAACTGATGGAGAGAATAAAGCAGGTAGCTGCTGATGCGCAGAATTGGCACTACAAGGCCAAGTACAATGAGTCGCTTGTTAATATACTGAAAACAAATCTCCAACAAACATTATCACAGGGTGCTGCACAAATGAAGGAAGGATTTGGGGACAGTGATCTTGACGATACTGCCTCCTACATTAACCCAGCTAACTTTCTTGGTGTACCCAGTGTCCCAGGAAGGACGACTTCAGTGAAGAACGGTAATATGCTTTGTAAAGTTTGCAACGTCAAAGAAGTTTCTTTCTTATTGATGCCCTGTAGACACTTGTGTTTGTGTAATAATTGTGAAGGAAGGGTTGTCGCTTGTCCTGTATGCCAGTCGATAAAAACTGCGGGTGTCCAGGTTTACTTATCTTAG
- the LOC108210156 gene encoding E3 ubiquitin-protein ligase BOI isoform X1, producing MFGGKNGNATIPVFIDENKARYPTNASNQLQLFGNTFSICAIVSAGGTTDPLNVFGREHNNAMFRPNKRGREAETISRQQRLQFSLNQNTCNDEADQVACIPIQNPVSTGLRLSYDDDERNSSITSGSGSMAASPPIILSLGDNLRNELERQEEEFNNYFKIQEENLVKGVKDLKQRQMVSFMTAIEKSVGKKLHEKDFEIENINRKNRELMERIKQVAADAQNWHYKAKYNESLVNILKTNLQQTLSQGAAQMKEGFGDSDLDDTASYINPANFLGVPSVPGRTTSVKNGNMLCKVCNVKEVSFLLMPCRHLCLCNNCEGRVVACPVCQSIKTAGVQVYLS from the exons ATGTTTGGAGGAAAAAATGGCAATGCAACAATTCCTGTATTTATTGATGAAAACAAAGCGCGGTATCCTACGAATGCATCTAATCAGCTGCAGCTATTTGGAAACA CTTTTTCAATTTGTGCTATAGTATCAGCTGGTGGCACAACTGATCCATTAAATGTTTTTGGGAGAGAGCATAATAATGCAATGTTTCGACCTAATAAACGGGGGAGGGAAGCAGAAACTATTTCCAGGCAGCAAAGGCTTCAGTTTTCCCTGAATCAGAACACCTGCAATGATGAAGCTGACCAAGTTGCATGTATCCCAATTCAAAATCCTGTATCTACTGGTCTAAGACTGTCATATGATGACGATGAGCGGAACTCCTCAATTACTTCTGGTAGTGGAAGCATGGCGGCTTCACCACCTATCATCTTGTCTCTTGGTGACAACCTTAGGAATGAACTGGAGCGACAGGAAGAAGAATTTAATAACTATTTCAAAATTCAG GAGGAAAACTTAGTAAAGGGTGTGAAGGACTTAAAGCAGCGGCAGATGGTATCTTTTATGACAGCTATTGAGAAAAGTGTTGGTAAGAAGTTGCATGAGAAAGACTTCGAGATAGAAAACATAAATCGCAAAAACAGGGAACTGATGGAGAGAATAAAGCAGGTAGCTGCTGATGCGCAGAATTGGCACTACAAGGCCAAGTACAATGAGTCGCTTGTTAATATACTGAAAACAAATCTCCAACAAACATTATCACAGGGTGCTGCACAAATGAAGGAAGGATTTGGGGACAGTGATCTTGACGATACTGCCTCCTACATTAACCCAGCTAACTTTCTTGGTGTACCCAGTGTCCCAGGAAGGACGACTTCAGTGAAGAACGGTAATATGCTTTGTAAAGTTTGCAACGTCAAAGAAGTTTCTTTCTTATTGATGCCCTGTAGACACTTGTGTTTGTGTAATAATTGTGAAGGAAGGGTTGTCGCTTGTCCTGTATGCCAGTCGATAAAAACTGCGGGTGTCCAGGTTTACTTATCTTAG
- the LOC108208059 gene encoding DNA (cytosine-5)-methyltransferase DRM2 isoform X2, whose amino-acid sequence MISSGDSEDVDWSDEDEMCSLVSPVAYHVPVITPPTCELSSSGSKISDRFLEMGYPLKVVFRAIEEHGENDEEAILNAILTYLALETLPGEDNHVTSDPHLSDSASTYIEDLSDMNSILESQGQNKYFETMNLLEDMGFSYDEAFAAINRCGCETPIDELVEFIDAANMAKADDLQGLNDIEQLRYGKKQKLDRDERWTYSVKNMQLMIGFGVPNSGMKTVDREIPAAGKGPPYFYYENVAYTPKGVWENMSRFLYEIEPEFVDSMHFSAAARKRGYIHNLPIDGRFPLLPIPPFTIQEALPLTNKWWPKWDQRTKLNCILIRHGSAEDTKKIKEELDKSGPDPPEHVRKYVLEQCRRYNFVWVGKNKVAPLDPDEIEVIMGYSKYHTRGGGISTTARYQCLGNSFQVDTVAYHLSVLKKLFPNGIKVLSLFSGIGGAEVALHKLGIPLKFVVSVESSETCRNILQSWWEQSNQKGKLIHIFDVRDVTLGKLKELMDMTEGFDLVIGGSPCNNLAGRNRYTRDGLYGDQSSLFFDYFRILDLVKKITVYRAYA is encoded by the exons ATG ATATCAAGCGGAGATAGTGAAGATGTTGATTGGAGCGATGAGGACGAGATGTGTAGTCTAGTTTCCCCGGTAGCTTATCATGTTCCAGTAATCACTCCACCGACTTGTGAG TTAAGTAGTTCGGGCAGCAAGATCAGTGACCGATTTTTGGAAATGGGATATCCATTGAAAGTTGTGTTCAGAGCAATAGAGGAACACG GAGAAAATGATGAAGAAGCCATATTGAATGCTATTCTCACATATTTG GCCCTTGAGACTCTTCCTGGTGAGGACAATCATGTAACAAGTGATCCGCATCTCTCTGACTCTGCAAGCACTTATATTGAGGACCTTTCAGATATGAATAGTATCCTGGAATCTCAG ggacaaaataaatattttgagacAATGAACCTTTTAGAGGATATGGGCTTTTCATATGATGAAGCGTTCGCAGCTATAAATAGATGTG GTTGTGAGACTCCGATAGATGAATTGGTGGAATTTATTGATGCAGCTAACATGGCTAAGGCAGATGATCTTCAAG GGTTAAATGATATTGAACAGCTAAGATATGGAAAGAAGCAGAAACTTGACAGAGACGAAAGGTGGACATACAGTGTAAAAAACATGCAACTTATGATAGGATTTGGAGTTCCTAATTCTGGGATGAAAACTGTTGATAGAGAAATCCCAGCCGCAGGGAAAGGGCCGCCATATTTTTATTATGAGAATGTGGCTTATACACCCAAAGGTGTGTGGGAGAACATGAGCAGATTTCTCTATGAGATTGAGCCAGAATTCGTGGACTCCATGCATTTTTCTGCAGCTGCAAGAAAAAGAGGTTACATTCATAACCTTCCAATTGATGGAAGGTTCCCGCTTCTTCCCATCCCTCCATTTACCATACAAGAAGCCCTTCCATTAACAAATAAATGGTGGCCAAAATGGGATCAAAGAACAAAGTTAAATTGCATTCTTATTCGTCATGGAAGTGCAGAAGATACCAAGAAGATAAAGGAAGAACTTGATAAATCAGGACCTGATCCTCCTGAACATGTCAGGAAATATGTGCTTGAACAGTGTAGAAGGTATAATTTTGTTTGGGTTGGGAAGAATAAGGTTGCTCCTCTTGACCCTGACGAGATAGAAGTAATAATGGGATATTCGAAGTACCACACAAGAGGTGGCGGGATCAGCACTACTGCTCGATACCAATGCCTTGGCAATTCATTTCAG GTTGACACTGTTGCCTACCATCTTTCTGTCTTGAAGAAATTGTTCCCCAATGGAATCAAAGTTCTTTCCTTATTCTCTGGCATTGGCGGAGCTGAAGTTGCTCTACATAAGCTTGGTATTCCATTGAAGTTTGTTGTATCTGTTGAAAGTTCAGAGACTTGTCGAAACATTCTGCAGAGCTGGTGGGAACAAAGTAACCAGAAGGGCAAGCTGATTCATATCTTCGATGTGAGAGATGTAACACTTGGTAAGCTGAAGGAGTTGATGGACATGACTGAAGGCTTTGATCTTGTAATTGGTGGGAGCCCGTGCAACAACCTTGCCGGAAGAAACCGTTATACCAGAGATGGATTATATGGTGATCAATCTTCTTTATTTTTCGACTATTTTCGAATTCTGGATCTTGTCAAGAAAATAACTGTGTATAGAGCTTATGCTTGA
- the LOC108208059 gene encoding DNA (cytosine-5)-methyltransferase DRM2 isoform X1, with amino-acid sequence MVHFDFQISSGDSEDVDWSDEDEMCSLVSPVAYHVPVITPPTCELSSSGSKISDRFLEMGYPLKVVFRAIEEHGENDEEAILNAILTYLALETLPGEDNHVTSDPHLSDSASTYIEDLSDMNSILESQGQNKYFETMNLLEDMGFSYDEAFAAINRCGCETPIDELVEFIDAANMAKADDLQGLNDIEQLRYGKKQKLDRDERWTYSVKNMQLMIGFGVPNSGMKTVDREIPAAGKGPPYFYYENVAYTPKGVWENMSRFLYEIEPEFVDSMHFSAAARKRGYIHNLPIDGRFPLLPIPPFTIQEALPLTNKWWPKWDQRTKLNCILIRHGSAEDTKKIKEELDKSGPDPPEHVRKYVLEQCRRYNFVWVGKNKVAPLDPDEIEVIMGYSKYHTRGGGISTTARYQCLGNSFQVDTVAYHLSVLKKLFPNGIKVLSLFSGIGGAEVALHKLGIPLKFVVSVESSETCRNILQSWWEQSNQKGKLIHIFDVRDVTLGKLKELMDMTEGFDLVIGGSPCNNLAGRNRYTRDGLYGDQSSLFFDYFRILDLVKKITVYRAYA; translated from the exons ATGGTACATTTTGATTTTCAG ATATCAAGCGGAGATAGTGAAGATGTTGATTGGAGCGATGAGGACGAGATGTGTAGTCTAGTTTCCCCGGTAGCTTATCATGTTCCAGTAATCACTCCACCGACTTGTGAG TTAAGTAGTTCGGGCAGCAAGATCAGTGACCGATTTTTGGAAATGGGATATCCATTGAAAGTTGTGTTCAGAGCAATAGAGGAACACG GAGAAAATGATGAAGAAGCCATATTGAATGCTATTCTCACATATTTG GCCCTTGAGACTCTTCCTGGTGAGGACAATCATGTAACAAGTGATCCGCATCTCTCTGACTCTGCAAGCACTTATATTGAGGACCTTTCAGATATGAATAGTATCCTGGAATCTCAG ggacaaaataaatattttgagacAATGAACCTTTTAGAGGATATGGGCTTTTCATATGATGAAGCGTTCGCAGCTATAAATAGATGTG GTTGTGAGACTCCGATAGATGAATTGGTGGAATTTATTGATGCAGCTAACATGGCTAAGGCAGATGATCTTCAAG GGTTAAATGATATTGAACAGCTAAGATATGGAAAGAAGCAGAAACTTGACAGAGACGAAAGGTGGACATACAGTGTAAAAAACATGCAACTTATGATAGGATTTGGAGTTCCTAATTCTGGGATGAAAACTGTTGATAGAGAAATCCCAGCCGCAGGGAAAGGGCCGCCATATTTTTATTATGAGAATGTGGCTTATACACCCAAAGGTGTGTGGGAGAACATGAGCAGATTTCTCTATGAGATTGAGCCAGAATTCGTGGACTCCATGCATTTTTCTGCAGCTGCAAGAAAAAGAGGTTACATTCATAACCTTCCAATTGATGGAAGGTTCCCGCTTCTTCCCATCCCTCCATTTACCATACAAGAAGCCCTTCCATTAACAAATAAATGGTGGCCAAAATGGGATCAAAGAACAAAGTTAAATTGCATTCTTATTCGTCATGGAAGTGCAGAAGATACCAAGAAGATAAAGGAAGAACTTGATAAATCAGGACCTGATCCTCCTGAACATGTCAGGAAATATGTGCTTGAACAGTGTAGAAGGTATAATTTTGTTTGGGTTGGGAAGAATAAGGTTGCTCCTCTTGACCCTGACGAGATAGAAGTAATAATGGGATATTCGAAGTACCACACAAGAGGTGGCGGGATCAGCACTACTGCTCGATACCAATGCCTTGGCAATTCATTTCAG GTTGACACTGTTGCCTACCATCTTTCTGTCTTGAAGAAATTGTTCCCCAATGGAATCAAAGTTCTTTCCTTATTCTCTGGCATTGGCGGAGCTGAAGTTGCTCTACATAAGCTTGGTATTCCATTGAAGTTTGTTGTATCTGTTGAAAGTTCAGAGACTTGTCGAAACATTCTGCAGAGCTGGTGGGAACAAAGTAACCAGAAGGGCAAGCTGATTCATATCTTCGATGTGAGAGATGTAACACTTGGTAAGCTGAAGGAGTTGATGGACATGACTGAAGGCTTTGATCTTGTAATTGGTGGGAGCCCGTGCAACAACCTTGCCGGAAGAAACCGTTATACCAGAGATGGATTATATGGTGATCAATCTTCTTTATTTTTCGACTATTTTCGAATTCTGGATCTTGTCAAGAAAATAACTGTGTATAGAGCTTATGCTTGA